The nucleotide sequence TCATTGGTGAGTCGCTCGGCCGCGATCCGCTGCTCGGGCCGCTCGTCGCGCGTCGCCCCGGGCTCCGCGTGCCGGGCGCGTTCGACGGATTCGAGGCGGCGGTGCGCGCCATCCTCGGGCAGCAGGTGTCCGTGCGCGCGGCGACCACGCTCGCCGGGCGCGTGGCGCAGCGTTTTGGCCGGGCCGTGGACACGCCTGCGCCCGGCGTGACGCACCTCTTTCCCTCTGCGGCCGCGCTCGCGGAGGCGCCGCTCGAGGCCATCACGCAGATTGGTTTGCCCACGGCGCGCGCGCGCTCGATCCAGGCGCTCGCGCGTGCCTCTGCGCAGGGAGAGGTCCGGCTCGAGCGGGGCGAGGATCCCGAGGCCGCCGCGGCTGCGCTCGTCGCATTGCCGGGCATCGGCCCCTGGACGGCCCAGTACCTCGGCATGCGCGTCCATGGTTTTCCCGACGCCTTTCCGGCCTCGGATCTCGGCGTCCTCAAGGCGCTCGGCGTGAAGTCGGCCCGCGCCGCCGAGGAGCGCGCGGCGGCGTTCAGGCCGTGGCGAGCTTATGCGGTGATGCACCTCTGGCAGGGCCTCGCGGAAGGAGCATTCTCATGATGAAAACGCTTCACGAACGCCGCACCTCGAGCCCGCTCGGCGAGCTCCACGTCGTTGCTTCGGACGACGCGATCGTGGGGGTGTACCTGCCTGGGCACAAGGGCGCGCCCGAAATCGTGGCCCACGACGGGCGGGAGCATCCCGTCCTCCGCGAGGCTACGCGCCAGCTCGACGCTTATTTCGAAGGACGACGCGATTCTTTCGTGCTGCCGCTCGATCTGCGGGGGAGCCCATTTCAACGCGAGGTCTGGGCTGCGCTCCTCACGATTCCTTTCGGGGAAACACGGTCGTACGCGGAGCTCGCGCGGGCCCTCGGCCGGCCGCAGGCGGCGCGCGCCGTGGGCGCGGCCAACGCAAAGAACCCGATCAGCATCATCGTGCCCTGCCACCGCGTCATCGCGGGGGACGGCGCGCTCACCGGATATGCGGGCGGCGTCGCGGCGAAGCGATGGCTCCTCTCGCACGAGCAGCGCCGCCGCTCGTCTTTTCTCTCCGTTCCCTAGGCGCTTCGGCCTACGCCCGCTCGCCCTCAGCGGAACAAGGCCTCGCGCAGCGACGCCGCGCAGAACGTGACGGCCGCGTTCGCCTCGTCGAGGACCTTGCCCATCAAGACAAAACCGTGGATCTGCCGCTCGAAGCAGACGGAGACCGCCTTCGAGCCCGCCGCGGTCAGGCGCTCGGCGTATTGGGCTCCCTCGTCGCGCAGCGGATCGTAGCCGGCCGTCAGCACCAGCGCGGGCGGCAGGTTCGCGTGGTTCGGGTGGAGGAGCGGCGAGGCCCGCCAATCGAGGTCGTGCGCGGGATCTCCGATGTAATGGTCGTGGTAATAGGTGACCGATTCGCGCGTGAGCAGATATCCCTCACCGTTCGTCACGTGGGACGGCGCGACGCGCCGCATGTCCGTGGCCGGATAAATCAGGAGCTGATACGCAATGGCGAGATCCCCCGCGTCCCGAGCCGCCAGCGCCACCACGGCGGCGAGGTTTCCCCCCGCGCTGTCGCCCCCGACCGCGATGCGGGCCCCGTCGATCCCGAGCGCCGCGGCATTTCGTCGCACCCAGTACGTCGCGGCCAGGCTATCGTCGACGGCGGCGGGGAAGCGGTGCTCGGGCGCCAGTCGGTAATCGACCGCCACGACCACGCAGCCGGCGCCATTCGCGATCATGCGGCAGAACGTGTCGTGGGTGTCGAGGTCGCCGATCGTCCATCCGCCGCCGTGGTAATACACGAGCGCGGGCGAGGCTGTACCGGTCGACGCGCCCGCGGGGCGGTACAGTCGGAGCGGGATCCGGCCGTGCGGCGTCTCCGCGTGGAGATCACGCACCTCGGCGACCTCGGGCGGATCCGGCTGGGTGAACGCGCGGCGCTCGCGGAAGGCGCGCCGCGCGTCCGGCGGCGAGAGCTTGTGCGCCGGCGGCATGCCACTTCGTTCGATGAGATCGAGCAGGGCCCGGGTCTGGGGGTGGAGCATGGGGCCGGATCGCGCATCAACTCGGCGGCGCGGTCAAGGACGAAACGCAATCTTGACGGCGGCGCGGGCAGGCGGTCTCCTGCTCTCGATGGCGCGCGCCCTCTCCCGACGCTCTTGCTTGCTCGTCCTGACCCTCGGAGGTCTCGCGGCCGGATGTGGGCCTGCTCCGACGAGACCCTCCGACCCCGCGACCGCCTCGCCGCGCCCGTCGAGCCTGCCTGTCGCGGCGCCTCCGACAGCGTCGGCGTCTCCGCCCGCGACCCGCGCTTGCCCCGGCGCCCTCGCGACCGCGACGCCCGATCTCGGCTGGTTCCCGCTCGGCGCCTCCGCGCCCTCGTCCTCCGCCGCACCCGCGCCGAGCCCTGGCGTCGTCTCTCCGTCGACGGGGGGTTTTCCGAGCGCCGTCTACGACGCCGAGGGGCGGCTCGTCGTCGCCTGGACGGAGGCGCCCGGCGTGCGCCTGCGCAGATTCGAAGGAGGGCGCTTCCAGGACTTGCCGCCCATCACGACGCGGACCGTCGATGGATTCGCCGCGCCCATGGTCACGCGGGATTCGGCGGGGCGGGTGCTCGTGTATTTCCTCGAAGACACGCGCCCGCGCGTCTTCCGCGTCGAAGCGAACAACGTGGTCGATCTCTCGCCGAAATCGCCGCCGCCTGCGCGGTTCTTCGGCGTTCGCGGGATCCCGCGGATCGTCACATGCCTCGCCATGATCGTCCCCGTCGCCCCGAGCCGCCTCGTCGTGGACGGCGAGGGCCGGCCGCTCGTCGGCTGGGCGGAGGCGGGTCCCCATTCGATGCGGGCCGTCGTGCACCGATGGACCGGCTCCGCGTGGACGACGTTGTCGATCCCCGACATCGGGCCGATTGATCATTGCGCGCCCAACGCCAAGACCATCACCCTGGCGGCGGATCCCAAGGGCCAGCCCTACGTCGCGTTCCGCAAGGACGACGCGATCACCGTCATGGCCTGGAATGGCAGCGGTTTCCGCCAGGAGTCCAGGCGCGTGCCCGATCGCGACGCGGCCACCACGAGCGAGCCGTGGATCACGTTCGGCCCGAAAAACGTGCGCTGGAAGGCGTGGACCGAGCGGGTCCGCGAGGGCGGCAAGCTGCGCGAGCACGTGCAGGTCGTCCGCAGCGACGCGAAGGGCTCGCGGGTGCTGAAGCAGCCGGCGGGTCGGCCGCTGCGCGGGCAGATCGTCGCGTTCGGCGGCGGAGAACGTCCGCGGATCGCCGTGCTCGACACGAACGACGATCGAGCCGAGCTCCGGTTCGTGGCGTGGGACGACGACGCGCCCGTGGAGCTCACGGGAGGCCCGGGCGCCGCGGACTTCACGTATGGCCGCCGCCACAGCTTTCCCTCGGCGGCCTTGCCCGAAGGCGCGGCGCCGCCCGCGGTCGTGTATCGCGGAGGCACGGAGATCGCCGCGCGGGTCTGGGAGGCGGGCGGGTATCGCGCGCCGGGAGGGGCTCCGGCGGCCAAGGACGGGCTCGGTCGAGGGGTGGCCGAGGGGATTCCGCCGGTGATCGCGATGCGTGGGGGCAGGGTCGCCGTCGCGTGGCTCATGCCCGGCGCGTTTCCGACGATCATCACGCGTCGGTGGACGGGTTGCCGCTGGGAGACGGCGCCCGCGCTCCCCGTGCTGGAGGCGGGGCGGCCGGGGCCCGGGCTCCGTCCGGCGATCTCGATCGACGCCGAGGGGAGGGTGCTCCTGGTGTATTCGACCGGCGGCGCGGGGGCGATGGTGGTGACGCGCTGGGCAGGCGCCTCGTGGGAGCTCTGGCACGTGCCCCGCGAAGGGTCGGCGCCGGCCGGACCTCGTTCGCCGACGGCGCTCGCCTTCGGCGTCGAGGTGGACGCAGCGGGGACGCCCGTCGTCGCCTGGGCCGACCGCACGCGCC is from Polyangium spumosum and encodes:
- a CDS encoding alpha/beta hydrolase; protein product: MLHPQTRALLDLIERSGMPPAHKLSPPDARRAFRERRAFTQPDPPEVAEVRDLHAETPHGRIPLRLYRPAGASTGTASPALVYYHGGGWTIGDLDTHDTFCRMIANGAGCVVVAVDYRLAPEHRFPAAVDDSLAATYWVRRNAAALGIDGARIAVGGDSAGGNLAAVVALAARDAGDLAIAYQLLIYPATDMRRVAPSHVTNGEGYLLTRESVTYYHDHYIGDPAHDLDWRASPLLHPNHANLPPALVLTAGYDPLRDEGAQYAERLTAAGSKAVSVCFERQIHGFVLMGKVLDEANAAVTFCAASLREALFR
- a CDS encoding methylated-DNA--[protein]-cysteine S-methyltransferase — encoded protein: MMKTLHERRTSSPLGELHVVASDDAIVGVYLPGHKGAPEIVAHDGREHPVLREATRQLDAYFEGRRDSFVLPLDLRGSPFQREVWAALLTIPFGETRSYAELARALGRPQAARAVGAANAKNPISIIVPCHRVIAGDGALTGYAGGVAAKRWLLSHEQRRRSSFLSVP